In Rubripirellula tenax, the following proteins share a genomic window:
- a CDS encoding ArsR/SmtB family transcription factor has protein sequence MAAKTIKKPQTKPAGSVDDFVDAAECLKTLAHPARLRIVQLLLHGRYTVGELAADCGIQDNVGSEHLRLLQRCGFLTSEREGRKVFYQVAEPHLEQLMACIEGRFLPEKAKQR, from the coding sequence ATGGCTGCAAAGACGATCAAGAAACCGCAGACGAAACCGGCTGGTTCGGTCGACGACTTTGTTGACGCGGCAGAGTGCTTGAAAACACTCGCACATCCGGCGCGCCTGCGTATCGTGCAGCTGCTTTTGCATGGGCGGTACACCGTTGGCGAGTTGGCCGCGGACTGTGGAATCCAAGATAACGTGGGATCGGAGCATCTTCGCCTCTTGCAGCGCTGTGGATTCTTGACGAGCGAGCGTGAAGGTCGAAAAGTTTTTTACCAAGTTGCGGAGCCGCACCTGGAACAACTGATGGCATGTATTGAAGGGCGTTTCTTGCCCGAAAAAGCAAAACAAA